A DNA window from Vanacampus margaritifer isolate UIUO_Vmar chromosome 19, RoL_Vmar_1.0, whole genome shotgun sequence contains the following coding sequences:
- the LOC144039523 gene encoding uncharacterized protein LOC144039523 isoform X2 — MEEDSKSEPEAIAGTSADWTSLTKVAIAEPDNSQVDDSQETFEVTAESLNELMRSMETMLSDVERLRSQCSDQAKELLEAAMELKQQQDELKESYKELATDMQEIMEAMEGLCITKSAFEAREKDTEKLSKQF; from the coding sequence ATGGAAGAAGACTCGAAATCAGAACCAGAAGCAATTGCAGGGACATCGGCGGACTGGACGTCGCTAACGAAGGTGGCTATCGCGGAGCCCGACAACTCCCAAGTAGACGACAGCCAGGAAACATTCGAAGTGACGGCGGAGAGTTTGAACGAGCTGATGAGGAGCATGGAGACGATGCTGTCGGACGTGGAGCGTCTGAGGAGCCAGTGCAGCGACCAGGCCAAAGAGCTCCTGGAAGCCGCCATGGAGCTAAAACAACAGCAGGATGAGCTGAAGGAGAGCTACAAGGAGCTGGCCACGGATATGCAGGAGATCATGGAAGCCATGGAGGGCTTGTGCATCACCAAGAGCGCCTTTGAAGCCCGGGAGAAGGACACAGAGAAGCTGAGCAAGCAGTTTTGA
- the LOC144039523 gene encoding uncharacterized protein LOC144039523 isoform X1, whose protein sequence is MDYRYSTQASGVMEEDSKSEPEAIAGTSADWTSLTKVAIAEPDNSQVDDSQETFEVTAESLNELMRSMETMLSDVERLRSQCSDQAKELLEAAMELKQQQDELKESYKELATDMQEIMEAMEGLCITKSAFEAREKDTEKLSKQF, encoded by the exons ATGGATTACAG ATACTCAACTCAAGCATCAGGAGTCATGGAAGAAGACTCGAAATCAGAACCAGAAGCAATTGCAGGGACATCGGCGGACTGGACGTCGCTAACGAAGGTGGCTATCGCGGAGCCCGACAACTCCCAAGTAGACGACAGCCAGGAAACATTCGAAGTGACGGCGGAGAGTTTGAACGAGCTGATGAGGAGCATGGAGACGATGCTGTCGGACGTGGAGCGTCTGAGGAGCCAGTGCAGCGACCAGGCCAAAGAGCTCCTGGAAGCCGCCATGGAGCTAAAACAACAGCAGGATGAGCTGAAGGAGAGCTACAAGGAGCTGGCCACGGATATGCAGGAGATCATGGAAGCCATGGAGGGCTTGTGCATCACCAAGAGCGCCTTTGAAGCCCGGGAGAAGGACACAGAGAAGCTGAGCAAGCAGTTTTGA